The Aspergillus flavus chromosome 6, complete sequence nucleotide sequence GAATCATGATAATCGCCGCTATATTCGCATTCTTGCCTCAATTGATCAGCCCTCCGCTGACGTTCGCTTTCGCCCAGAGCACGCTGAATGCTTCGACCATGTTTACCAGTCTGTCGTTCCTGACTCTGTTGACTCAGCCGCTGTCGCAGCTTTTTCAGTCAATCCCAGACTTCGTTTCGGGCCTAGCCTGCCTGAGTCGGATTCAGGCATTTTTGGAATTGGAGCCTCGTCAGGACTATCGGCAGTCCCTGGCCGAAACCCAGAGTTTCGGCATGGAGAAGAGTTCCAAACAGCTTGATCTGAAACATACGGATTGTATCTTCATCCAAGATGCAAACTTCGGATGGAAAGCAGACAAGTTCATCCTGAACAATATCAACACCAGAGTCCCCGCCTCGTCCCTGACGATGGTCATCGGTCCTGTCGGCTCGGGCAAATCCACATTCTGCAAGGCTCTTCTAGGCGAAATTCCCTTCAGCCAAGGCAGCGTCGTGACGAGCACTTCCCCCCGTCACGTCGGTTTCTGCGAACAAACCGCCTTTCTTTGGAACGGTACAATCAGAGAGAATATCGTCGGATTCACTCCCTTTGACCGCAAGCGGTATGACCAAGTCATTGAGGCCACTTCCCTACGCTTCGACCTCGCCACCCTATCCCAGGGAGATCAGACGAATATCGGGTCGGATGGTGTAGCGTTGTCGGGCGGGCAGAAGCAGCGTCTGTCTCTTGCGCGAGCACTATACCTACCTACAGACCTTTTGATCCTGGACGATGTGCTCAGTGGGTTGGATGCTGATACCGAGGAGCAAGTCTTTCGGCAGGTCTTTGGACCGAATGGTCTCCTGCGACGACGGGGGTCGACGGTGGTTCTGTGCACACATAGTGTCAGGCATCTCCCGACTGCGGACTACATCATCGCTCTCGAAAACGGCAGCATTGCAGAGCAGGGTGCCTTTGTCGATTTGTCGACCCGTGCGGGTTATGTTCATCGTCTGGAGGTGAGACTAAAGCAGGAGGGCGAGGATACTACTGCTGACGATGAGCCTGGTGCTTGTTACGAACACAAGGGCCAAACTGGGGCTCGCAAGAACCTCGAACCTGCGATCACTGTTAACAGCACTCAAGGACCCACCCCAATTGCCCCAGCGGTGGCCGCAGCCCGCCAGGTTGGTGACGCCACCGTCTATAGGCTATACCTCAAAAGCATGGGATGGTTTGTCGCGGCTTGTGGTCTGTTCTTTGCGGCCCTCTGGGGTCTGCTCACCAATTACCCAACCATCTGGCTCACATACTGGAGTGACGCCACCGAGTCCGTCCATCCTGCGCACTCTAACTCCTACTACGCGGGGATCTATGCCCTCCTGCAGATCTGCGCCATAAtcgccctcctcctcctgggAATAACACTTTTCATCGTCTCTGTGAAGAAAGCCGGTGCAAATCTCCACCAGCAAGCCCTACGCACCCTGATTCGGGCAACActctccttcttcacgaATACCGACACCGGGGTGGTCACGAACCTTTTCTCCCAGGATCTCAACCTCATCGACACCGAACTCCCCGAGGCTACCCTCAACACCCTCTTTTGCGCATCTCAGTCGATTGGGCAAGCAGCGGTGATGCTCACATCGTCCGTCTACCTGGCTATCAGCTACCCGATTCTGGGCGCCTTGCTCTACTTCGTGCAGAAATTCTACCTCCGCACGTCGCGGCAGCTGCGGTTGCTCGACCTGGAGGCCAAGAGTCCGCTCTACACACATTTCCTCGACACGCTCAAGGGAATTGCCACGCTGCGCGCCTTCGGGTTCATCCCGGATGATATACACAAGAACGCGCGTCTGGTGGACTCGAGCCAGCGCGCGGCGTATCTCCTCCTCATGATCCAGGAGTGGCTGAACCTGGTCCTCAACCTCGTCGTGATGGTCATCGCGGCGGTCCTGACGACGCTGGCCGTCCGGTTGCATTCAAACTCGGCCTTCGCCGGTGCATCATTGTACTCGCTGATGACCTTCGGTGAGAGCCTTTCCGGGATCGTGATTTACTACACCAGACTAGAGACCTCCATCGGCGCGATCGCGAGACTGAAAACCTTTAACGAGACAGTGACTTCAGAGGACCGCGACGGTCCCGGAGAGGAGGACACCGTCCCAGACACGAACTGGCCGGATCGGGGGCTGGTCGAGTTGCGCAGTGTATCCGCCCGGTACAAATCCACCACCGTGTCTGAGTCTGAGTCTCTCTCCGTCGTCTCTGGCGCCACCAATGAGCCGCCCTTAGCTCTCAAGAACATCACTCTAACCATCCACCCGGGGGAAAAGGTCGCCATCTGCGGCCGTACCGGCAGCGGTAAATCCAGCTTCCTTGCACTCCTGCTGAAACTCCTCGATCCGTTGCCCTCAACAGTCAACAATCATAACCAGGAACCTCCGGTCCTGATCGATAACATCCCATTGCACCGCATCCACCGCGCAACCCTCCGCCAACGCCTCATCGCTGTCCCCCAGGACGCCGTCTTCCTGCCCGACGGCTCGTCCTTCCGCGCGAACCTCGACCCGACCAACACCGCAACCCCGGCGGAGTGCCAGCGGGTCCTCGAAGCGGTCCGGCTGTGGGGATTCGTCCAGGAGCGGGCAGAGGGGCTGCATGCGCCTGTCACAGCGGGGACCTTGAGTGCCGGGCAGAGGCAGCTCTTCTCGCTGGGGCGGGCGGTGCTCCGTGCGATGATACGCCAGCGTTCAACGTCTCCCTCccccgaggaagaggggtaCGACAAGCAAGACCAAGGAGGgattctcctcctcgacgAAGTCAGCTCCAGCGTGGACCGGGAAACCGAGCGGATGATGCAGGAGATCATTCGGGCGGAGTTCAGACACTACACGATCATCGCGGTGAGCCATCGGCTGGAGATGATCATGGATTTCGATCGagtggtggtgatggatCGCGGGGAGGTGGTAGAGGTTGGTAATCCCGCGGCCCTGAAAGAAAGGGGGGCTGGGAGTCGGTTTGGGGAGTtggtggctgctgctggggcgTAGCAACTTTTCACAATATTAGCATACCTAATCTCAATTGAAACATATCTATAAACACACTCTAGACGGCCAAATGAATACAACAACTAGGAGACAAGATCATCCCCAATCGCAACATCCAAAGCCCCTTGGTCTTACTTCTCAGGCGACTTCAGATGAAACGGTTATAGGGCGACTGCACAATTCGAATGGTGGTAACAGAGAACGAGCATGCCTGGACATTGATCGTGGTCTATGTCCGTCTCTCTACCATTGCTCTGAGACGGTTTCGGAGGCTGTCATATAGTAAATATGAAGTTGACATCACACCTGCACTACCATCTAGCATTGCGCCGATCATACTAAGCGAGGTGGCCAATTCCATGCGCGTAGTCAATACTTAATAGTATATAAGCAATACTAATGCGTACAACAAGGTACTGGTTGCAGCTGCTCGGGTACATTACAGTAAAAGTGATGGCACGTGAGTCTAATGGCTATGCCCCCTAGTAGTACTAGCGTGTGATTTCCATATTCTCTATAAATCAAGGCTGCCGCCTACTTTCTAAATCTTATCAAGTTTAAACGAGGTCTCTAATCTCCAAGGCTCCCTTCAACCATTTTCctaaaatataaagaccATGGCTACAGCTGTATTTACTCTCTTCCCGAATCTTCCCCCAGAGCTCCGCAACCAAATATGGCGAGACACTCTACCTGACAAAGTCAGGCAAGCTTTATACTTCTACAAACGGGGCTGCTGGCGGACTCGACGCCTAacagaagacgacgaggacTATAGCCATGATAACGACCAGCTTAATATATGTCACGAATTCCGCCACGATTTATTAGACCCTATGAAATTTGAGGTGCCGCTTCTCTTTGTTAACTCTGAAGCCCGTGGTGTCGCCTTAACCTGGATGCAAGGGCAAGGTCTCAAGATACGCTTCTGCGAAGACAGACAAAACCCTATTGTTATACGCTCATTTGACCCGGATCATGATACATTATATATTTCGCTCAAAACTTGGGACGACTTCTCCAACGAGCCTTATGAAATAGTATTTCCACCGGACCACGGTAGCGGGTATTATAACTGTGCCCCTCCGGCCTTTACACGCATCGCCGTGCCCGAGGCATTTTTCCAGCATGATATCCCCCTATCGGATCTTTTTCACTTCTACTGCAGTCTCGAAAAGGTCTTCATAATTCCCGATGCGCAGTCGGATATACAGTCTGAGATGAATGACCTAAAGATGCAGCGGCGGTGGGAGCTTCAGAGCACTCAGGGACCGATGCTATTCTGGAATAACGACCGTGATTGCTTTGAGTGGAAGCATAATGCAGGTGACAGCAACAACGCCATGAATTCAGTGATAGAGAAGGCCTGTGATGGGCTAGACGAAGCGCTTGAATTTTACGAGATGAAAAGCTTTGAGGTCCGGGCTGTTTATGCCGTCAGAAAATGAACATGCAATTTTGTGTAGACTAGAATCGAAACATAACCTGCCCGTGGCTAAAAAGTTCATGACCCAATGAAGAATGTTGGATGGCATGATGTGCAGAAAACCTTCTAACCTTTATACTCGGGACAGAGCACAAATCGTTTCAGGCAGATAGATCGGCACCCGCAGACcattcatctccttcatcctATTACATACGATCTTCAATACCATGAATATTTTCCAGATCAGTCATTGCCAGCCCACGCATCGCTTCTTCATAGACGCCATAAGCCCTCCAAAGCTTTCTCATCGTTTCAACACTGACACGTCGTCCCTGTCTATGAGTCCCAGTATAAGCTGTGAAATAAGCCCCGGTACCGTCTGCGGATACGGCATAACGGACGTCGTCGAATTCAGTTCCGTCGGGAATATAGGCAGCGAGGCGCATATCGTAGACAATGAGGAAGTATCCCATATTCACATCGAATCCAAAATGGACATCGATGTTGTCCTGTTCTTTCATCCAGGTGACCATGCTTTTGACATTAGCGGTGTTTATGCAGACTTGGTGTTATGCTTACTTGAATTCTGAGACGTTTGTTGAAAGCGAGGGATTGGTAGATTGTGGTGTGGGATTTGGTCTTCAGGTCTTGGGGACTGATTAAGATCTGATGACACAGAGTGTTAGTAGAGGGAATCGATCCCATGGTGGAAATCAGCTTTCATGGTTGTAACAGCGATACGATAGACGACAATCTGCACATACCTTTTCCGGGGTTTAAAGATATCGCTGTCGTTGCAATGACTAAGAGGTTTAGTACCACGCTTAAAGATGAATTTCGAGATGTGTTCAAGAAACCAAGAGTTGAGCTACAGTGTTGTTCAAATGTTAGAAGTGAATGAATGACCTGAGGTATTTACTGCATGCCTGGCGCTAACATAATGTCCACCTTAGGCATCAGTTACCATTGTCTAGTAGTATTCAGTACGTTGGGCCCATTATCCTGCTCTTTCACATACGATCCACAATCAAGCTTTGAGCAGGTCACTCCATTGATGCAAACTTGCGATCCCCAGTCTACCAATACCCATCTCATAGACCTCATATTCCTTCCAAGTTTGCTCCATTTCATCAAGGCTGACata carries:
- a CDS encoding multidrug resistance-associated protein: MPFTNGEGNILHLNQEQFDFNLQFESLFFSIIPSVLVIPSLLWRTMAQMRKPVVVNAPVLQVIKTSAIGIYAGLELALLILAAIGPFNISRILIASSVLQLISALFMLTVSVVDHSRSPRPSMLLNSYLFLTLLLDIARVRTLFLSSDHGSEIVYSSIFCASVGLKTTILLLEACQKTRWVTWDATKHSPEETSGIFSLSVFFWLNKLFFAGYRHIFTIESLYPLDSTFSAQAQHEEFAKRMDYTKLKGDKFGLLKVLVRTLWVQLLLPIPPRAALIAFYICQPLFIESLVTYLSHSEPDPNVGYGLIGAAILIYSGIGTSYALYWYCHHRLRTMVRSILVTETFKAATRARLGSGDDSAALTLMSTDMERIKMGLRCVHETWASMIQAGLAAWMLYRQLGAVFIAPVGVVVVSFVGLGILINFTGDSQRSWMSGVQKRVGLTATVIASMKSLKISGLAGPVAEYVQQLRVDELAAGARYRRIMIIAAIFAFLPQLISPPLTFAFAQSTLNASTMFTSLSFLTLLTQPLSQLFQSIPDFVSGLACLSRIQAFLELEPRQDYRQSLAETQSFGMEKSSKQLDLKHTDCIFIQDANFGWKADKFILNNINTRVPASSLTMVIGPVGSGKSTFCKALLGEIPFSQGSVVTSTSPRHVGFCEQTAFLWNGTIRENIVGFTPFDRKRYDQVIEATSLRFDLATLSQGDQTNIGSDGVALSGGQKQRLSLARALYLPTDLLILDDVLSGLDADTEEQVFRQVFGPNGLLRRRGSTVVLCTHSVRHLPTADYIIALENGSIAEQGAFVDLSTRAGYVHRLEVRLKQEGEDTTADDEPGACYEHKGQTGARKNLEPAITVNSTQGPTPIAPAVAAARQVGDATVYRLYLKSMGWFVAACGLFFAALWGLLTNYPTIWLTYWSDATESVHPAHSNSYYAGIYALLQICAIIALLLLGITLFIVSVKKAGANLHQQALRTLIRATLSFFTNTDTGVVTNLFSQDLNLIDTELPEATLNTLFCASQSIGQAAVMLTSSVYLAISYPILGALLYFVQKFYLRTSRQLRLLDLEAKSPLYTHFLDTLKGIATLRAFGFIPDDIHKNARLVDSSQRAAYLLLMIQEWLNLVLNLVVMVIAAVLTTLAVRLHSNSAFAGASLYSLMTFGESLSGIVIYYTRLETSIGAIARLKTFNETVTSEDRDGPGEEDTVPDTNWPDRGLVELRSVSARYKSTTVSESESLSVVSGATNEPPLALKNITLTIHPGEKVAICGRTGSGKSSFLALLLKLLDPLPSTVNNHNQEPPVLIDNIPLHRIHRATLRQRLIAVPQDAVFLPDGSSFRANLDPTNTATPAECQRVLEAVRLWGFVQERAEGLHAPVTAGTLSAGQRQLFSLGRAVLRAMIRQRSTSPSPEEEGYDKQDQGGILLLDEVSSSVDRETERMMQEIIRAEFRHYTIIAVSHRLEMIMDFDRVVVMDRGEVVEVGNPAALKERGAGSRFGELVAAAGA